From Pedobacter indicus, a single genomic window includes:
- a CDS encoding UDP-glucuronic acid decarboxylase family protein, with product MDKKRILITGAAGFLGSHLCDRFIAEGFHVIGMDNLITGDLRNIEHLFPLENFEFYRHDVSTFVHVPGKLDYILHFASPASPIDYLKIPIQTLKVGSLGTHNLLGLARAKGARILVASTSEVYGDPTISPQTEDYWGNVNPVGPRGVYDEAKRFQEAITMAYHTFHNLETRIVRIFNTYGPRMRLNDGRVLPAFIGQALRGEDLTVFGDGTQTRSFCYVDDQVEGIFRLLMSDYAQPVNIGNPDEITINQFAEEIIKLTGTKQRVVYHALPVDDPKQRRPDITKAKELLDWTPKVGRKEGLKITYEYFKSLPEKEINHKDFSYYNK from the coding sequence ATGGATAAAAAACGGATACTAATAACAGGCGCAGCGGGCTTTTTAGGCTCACACCTTTGCGATCGCTTCATTGCGGAAGGCTTCCATGTCATTGGCATGGATAATTTAATCACCGGCGACCTCCGGAATATCGAACATTTGTTCCCGCTGGAAAATTTTGAGTTCTATCGGCACGACGTTTCTACCTTTGTTCACGTTCCTGGAAAACTCGACTATATCCTGCATTTCGCCTCGCCTGCCAGCCCGATCGATTACCTAAAGATTCCGATCCAGACCTTGAAGGTAGGCTCCCTCGGAACGCATAATCTGCTGGGTCTTGCCCGGGCAAAAGGTGCACGAATTTTAGTTGCATCTACATCAGAGGTTTATGGGGACCCGACAATCAGTCCGCAAACGGAAGATTACTGGGGTAATGTCAATCCTGTTGGCCCGAGAGGTGTATACGATGAAGCCAAACGCTTTCAAGAAGCCATTACCATGGCTTACCATACTTTCCATAATCTAGAAACACGAATTGTCCGTATATTTAACACCTACGGACCAAGAATGCGGTTGAACGATGGTCGCGTATTACCCGCTTTTATCGGCCAGGCTCTTCGCGGTGAAGATTTGACCGTGTTTGGCGATGGGACACAAACTCGTTCATTTTGCTATGTAGACGATCAGGTAGAGGGAATATTCCGGCTCTTGATGAGTGATTATGCACAGCCCGTCAATATCGGCAACCCTGATGAGATCACCATTAATCAGTTTGCTGAAGAAATTATCAAATTAACTGGCACAAAACAACGCGTGGTTTATCATGCCCTGCCGGTAGACGACCCCAAACAACGCCGCCCTGATATCACCAAGGCAAAAGAGTTACTTGATTGGACACCAAAAGTTGGCCGAAAAGAAGGGTTGAAAATCACCTATGAATACTTTAAATCCTTACCGGAAAAAGAAATCAATCATAAGGACTTTTCATATTACAATAAATAA
- the galE gene encoding UDP-glucose 4-epimerase GalE, producing MKKILVTGGTGYIGSHTVVELYEAGYTPIIVDNLSNSNIGVLGQIEKITGKRPAFHNFDLCDEQKVKKFVSDNPDIEGVIHFAAYKAVGESVEKPLKYYYNNFFSLINLLNAFSGKRTNFVFSSSCTVYGQPDELPVTEAAEVKKAESPYGNTKQIAEEILSETAASNPNFRILSLRYFNPVGAHKSALIGELPLGVPQNLVPFITQTAIGKREKITVYGDDYNTADGSAIRDYIHVVDLAKAHVAAIQLLEKDSTGKNYDVFNIGTGNGTSVLEVIHAFEKATGEKLNYQIGARRSGDVEQVWGDVTKSTEELGWKAELDIEEMMRSAWAWEVYLKNENPFDTE from the coding sequence ATGAAGAAAATTTTGGTAACCGGCGGAACCGGATATATTGGATCACATACAGTTGTTGAACTCTACGAAGCTGGTTATACTCCAATTATCGTGGACAATCTTTCTAATTCCAATATTGGTGTTCTAGGACAAATTGAAAAGATTACGGGTAAGAGACCGGCTTTCCACAACTTTGATTTATGTGACGAACAAAAAGTAAAAAAGTTCGTCAGCGACAATCCTGATATTGAAGGGGTCATCCACTTCGCAGCCTACAAAGCTGTCGGGGAGTCGGTAGAAAAACCGTTGAAATACTACTACAATAATTTCTTTTCGTTGATCAACCTGCTCAATGCATTTTCGGGCAAACGCACGAACTTTGTCTTTTCATCCAGCTGTACGGTATATGGTCAACCAGATGAACTGCCCGTTACGGAAGCGGCTGAAGTTAAGAAGGCCGAGTCTCCATACGGAAATACCAAGCAGATTGCTGAAGAGATCTTAAGTGAAACTGCAGCTAGCAATCCGAATTTCCGTATCCTTTCGCTCCGTTATTTCAATCCGGTCGGCGCACACAAAAGCGCCCTGATTGGCGAGCTACCACTTGGTGTTCCTCAAAACCTAGTCCCTTTTATAACGCAGACGGCAATTGGCAAACGTGAAAAGATTACGGTATATGGAGATGACTACAACACAGCAGATGGTTCAGCTATCCGCGACTACATCCACGTAGTCGATCTGGCAAAAGCACACGTGGCTGCTATTCAACTACTAGAAAAAGACTCAACCGGTAAAAATTACGATGTATTCAATATCGGAACGGGGAACGGGACGTCGGTGCTCGAAGTAATCCATGCCTTTGAAAAAGCAACCGGAGAAAAATTAAACTACCAGATCGGCGCTCGCCGAAGTGGTGACGTGGAGCAAGTATGGGGAGACGTAACCAAATCGACAGAGGAGCTGGGATGGAAGGCAGAACTCGATATCGAGGAGATGATGCGCTCTGCCTGGGCTTGGGAAGTATATCTAAAAAATGAAAATCCATTTGATACGGAGTAA
- the rfbB gene encoding dTDP-glucose 4,6-dehydratase has product MKKIIVTGGAGFIGSHVVRRMVNTYLDYEIINLDKLTYAGNLENLKDIEGRPNYRFVKGDIVDAEFINKLFEEERPDGIIHLAAESHVDRSISDPSAFVMTNVIGTVNLLNAARSTWEGAYDQHRFYHVSTDEVYGALGAEGFFTEETSYDPHSPYSASKASSDHFVRAYGDTYGLDIVISNCSNNYGSHHFPEKLIPLAINNIKHRRPIPIYGKGENVRDWLWVEDHARAIDLIYHQATSGATYNIGGHNEWTNIDLIQLLCRVMDQKLGRSEGESAKLITYVTDRAGHDLRYAIDSSKLQKDLGWKPSITFEEGLEKTVDWFLENEEWLERVTSGQYLDYYKQQYKG; this is encoded by the coding sequence ATGAAGAAAATTATTGTGACGGGTGGAGCAGGGTTTATCGGCTCTCATGTGGTTCGCCGAATGGTGAACACCTATCTAGATTATGAGATCATCAATCTGGACAAGCTCACCTATGCAGGAAACCTCGAAAACCTAAAAGATATTGAAGGCAGACCCAACTACCGCTTTGTGAAAGGTGACATTGTGGATGCTGAATTTATCAACAAGCTCTTTGAGGAAGAGAGACCAGATGGGATTATCCATCTGGCTGCGGAATCGCATGTTGACCGCTCCATTAGCGACCCTTCTGCTTTTGTGATGACCAACGTAATTGGCACCGTGAACCTGCTTAATGCAGCCCGCAGCACTTGGGAGGGTGCTTATGATCAGCATCGTTTCTATCATGTATCGACCGACGAGGTTTACGGGGCACTAGGGGCAGAAGGCTTCTTTACAGAAGAAACGAGCTATGACCCCCATTCACCCTATTCGGCATCCAAAGCAAGTTCCGATCATTTCGTGCGTGCTTATGGTGACACCTATGGACTCGATATTGTCATCTCGAACTGCTCCAATAATTATGGTTCTCATCATTTCCCGGAAAAGCTGATACCGCTGGCAATCAATAATATCAAACACAGAAGACCTATTCCGATCTATGGAAAGGGGGAAAATGTACGTGACTGGCTTTGGGTAGAAGACCATGCCAGGGCAATTGACCTGATTTATCATCAGGCGACGTCCGGAGCGACCTATAATATCGGTGGACATAATGAATGGACGAACATTGATCTAATCCAACTACTTTGCCGGGTGATGGATCAAAAACTAGGACGCTCCGAAGGTGAGTCTGCTAAACTTATTACCTATGTCACCGATCGCGCAGGGCATGACCTTCGCTATGCTATCGACTCCAGCAAATTGCAAAAGGACCTGGGATGGAAACCCAGCATTACCTTTGAAGAAGGTTTGGAGAAAACAGTCGACTGGTTCCTGGAAAATGAAGAATGGTTGGAAAGAGTGACCAGTGGACAATACCTTGATTATTACAAACAACAATACAAAGGTTAA
- a CDS encoding ABC transporter permease codes for MAVKMSLRETVKISLQSISSNRLRTFLTALIIAIGITALVGILTSIDAMEKSMTESFSAMGSSAFNIQNRGLNIRIGGQGERPKNYPNITYEDAVGFRDEFSFPSTVSVKVFVTGGSTVKYKSEKTNPNISVQGGDVNFLQTGGYKLALGRNFTPRELELGSNVVIIGTKIKSSLFKQNEDPLNKVITVGNMRFTIIGVLEEKGSSAGMGGDNTTIIPLARARAIMPATRPSYTITVMMSRPEMMDAGIGEATALFRNIRGLAVKQENNFEITKSDAIVQALMSNLAYVTMGAIVIALITLVGASIGLMNIMLVSVTERTREIGLRKAVGATPQLIRRQFLTEAIVICILGGIAGILLGLIIGNAVALVLEASFLIPWIWIVVGIGVCVIVGIISGFYPASKASKLDPVEALRYE; via the coding sequence ATGGCAGTAAAAATGTCCTTACGTGAAACGGTTAAGATCTCGCTGCAATCCATCAGCAGCAATCGCCTGCGTACATTTTTAACTGCGCTGATTATTGCGATCGGTATCACCGCCCTCGTCGGTATCCTGACTTCGATCGACGCAATGGAGAAATCCATGACCGAATCGTTCTCTGCCATGGGTTCCAGTGCCTTTAATATTCAGAATAGAGGGCTCAATATCCGTATTGGAGGGCAGGGCGAACGACCGAAAAATTATCCGAATATCACGTACGAAGATGCAGTGGGGTTCAGAGATGAATTCAGTTTCCCATCCACCGTTTCTGTCAAAGTCTTTGTAACTGGCGGGTCTACCGTAAAGTACAAAAGTGAAAAGACCAATCCCAATATTTCCGTACAAGGGGGAGATGTTAACTTTCTCCAAACAGGTGGATATAAATTGGCTTTGGGGCGAAATTTTACACCGAGGGAATTGGAGTTGGGAAGCAATGTCGTGATTATCGGCACCAAGATAAAAAGCAGCCTGTTTAAACAGAATGAAGATCCGCTCAATAAAGTTATAACCGTTGGGAATATGCGCTTTACCATTATTGGCGTATTGGAAGAGAAAGGTTCCAGTGCGGGTATGGGAGGCGATAATACGACGATTATCCCGCTTGCCCGTGCCAGAGCCATCATGCCGGCGACGCGACCATCTTATACGATTACGGTCATGATGAGCCGTCCGGAAATGATGGATGCCGGGATTGGAGAGGCTACTGCTTTGTTCAGAAACATACGCGGCCTGGCGGTGAAACAGGAAAATAATTTTGAGATTACGAAGAGCGACGCAATTGTTCAGGCTTTAATGAGCAATTTAGCTTATGTAACCATGGGGGCAATCGTTATAGCGCTGATCACACTGGTTGGGGCGTCGATCGGCTTAATGAATATCATGCTGGTATCAGTAACCGAAAGGACAAGGGAAATTGGGTTGCGTAAAGCAGTAGGGGCTACACCTCAGCTAATCCGTCGCCAATTTCTGACGGAAGCAATTGTGATCTGTATTTTGGGGGGAATAGCTGGAATTCTTTTAGGTTTAATTATTGGCAATGCTGTCGCTCTTGTCCTAGAGGCTAGCTTCCTGATACCGTGGATATGGATCGTTGTTGGAATTGGTGTTTGTGTTATCGTAGGAATAATTTCCGGCTTTTATCCAGCCTCAAAAGCCTCTAAATTGGATCCCGTAGAGGCTCTCCGATATGAATAA
- a CDS encoding metallophosphoesterase, whose protein sequence is MRFIVLNSFILLFLDIYIYKALRATNIKWAKTKLFSILWWVYSVLLFLGIIATVYLDLRLTIRSIVLVAFFITFVSKLVFGLVFLVDDVRRGGLWLTRRLFNKEKDSGEPLTKAASDRLPEEGALLNEKKKGISRSDFLAKTGIVLAAVPFTTLSWGIVSGAYDYRIRRQTLHLPNLPKAFHGMKIVQLSDIHSGSFYNQKAVKGGIEKVLGEKPDVIFFTGDLVNNLASELKDYKDIFSKLKAPLGIYSILGNHDYGEYHFGHEPSPAKARNLELIKNTQREMGWDLLLDENRKLKVGNEEIGIIGVENWGAGGRFPKYGDLKKALEGSEDMPVKLLLSHDPSHWRAQVLDHPDVDATFSGHTHGMQFGVRTKSFQWSPVQYIYKEWAGLYQEGQQQLYVNTGFGFLGYPGRVGILPEITVFELQSGEKPA, encoded by the coding sequence ATGAGATTTATCGTTTTAAACTCCTTTATCCTCCTTTTTTTAGATATCTACATCTATAAAGCTCTGCGTGCTACCAATATCAAGTGGGCGAAAACCAAGCTCTTTTCTATTCTATGGTGGGTTTACTCTGTTCTCTTATTTTTGGGAATTATAGCGACTGTGTATCTAGATCTACGTTTGACAATCCGGTCAATCGTCCTCGTCGCTTTTTTTATAACCTTTGTTTCCAAATTGGTTTTCGGTCTGGTTTTCTTGGTCGATGATGTCCGTCGCGGTGGTTTATGGTTAACTAGAAGGCTTTTTAACAAAGAGAAAGATTCAGGAGAACCACTAACTAAAGCAGCAAGTGATCGGTTACCGGAAGAAGGGGCGTTATTGAATGAAAAAAAGAAAGGTATTTCCCGTTCGGATTTTCTTGCTAAGACAGGGATCGTTCTGGCTGCAGTGCCTTTTACAACGTTGAGCTGGGGAATTGTTTCCGGAGCTTATGATTATCGGATCCGACGACAAACGCTGCACTTGCCGAATTTGCCAAAAGCTTTTCATGGGATGAAAATTGTGCAACTGTCGGATATTCACTCAGGAAGTTTTTACAATCAAAAAGCAGTAAAAGGCGGTATTGAAAAGGTTTTGGGCGAGAAGCCCGATGTTATTTTTTTTACGGGCGACTTAGTCAATAACCTGGCTTCTGAATTGAAAGACTATAAAGATATCTTTAGTAAACTGAAAGCACCTTTAGGTATTTATTCCATTTTGGGGAATCATGATTATGGTGAGTATCATTTCGGTCATGAGCCCTCGCCGGCGAAAGCTAGAAACCTGGAACTGATAAAGAATACACAACGCGAAATGGGATGGGACCTGCTGTTGGATGAAAACCGAAAGTTGAAAGTCGGCAATGAGGAAATTGGAATTATTGGAGTTGAAAACTGGGGTGCGGGTGGTAGGTTTCCGAAGTACGGTGATCTGAAAAAGGCTTTGGAAGGGAGCGAGGATATGCCAGTTAAGTTGCTACTGTCTCACGATCCTTCGCATTGGCGTGCACAAGTACTGGATCATCCAGATGTGGATGCTACCTTCAGTGGCCATACCCATGGAATGCAGTTTGGTGTGCGAACGAAGAGCTTCCAGTGGAGTCCTGTGCAATATATCTATAAGGAATGGGCCGGACTGTATCAGGAGGGTCAACAGCAGCTTTATGTCAACACCGGTTTTGGCTTCTTGGGTTACCCAGGTCGAGTGGGTATCTTACCAGAAATTACCGTGTTTGAACTTCAAAGCGGAGAAAAACCAGCCTAA
- the hemH gene encoding ferrochelatase → MMKKGILLVNLGTPDSPSVPDVRRYLDEFLMDGRVIDIKPIPRNLLVRGAIIPFRAPQSAKIYKAIWTDEGSPLLIYGMQNKERLQELLGDEYAVALGMRYQKPSIESALNELKAQNVKSIQVIPLFPQYASATTGSVHQKIMEIVSKWLVIPEISFMNSYHDLPEMIDIFADNGRKHGIENYDHVIFSFHGLPQRQLLKADHTKQHCLKNGTCCQTLTDQNFFCYSAQCHDTARLIAENLGLNKDQYTVSFQSRLGKEPWIEPFTSQRIHELAKQGKKRLLVFCPAFVADCLETLYEIAVEYQEEFVEAGGEKVQLVESLNDDPRWVDILKNFVLKEEKQILD, encoded by the coding sequence ATGATGAAAAAAGGAATATTGTTAGTAAATCTGGGTACGCCGGATAGCCCCTCGGTGCCGGATGTTCGCAGGTATCTGGATGAGTTCTTAATGGATGGACGAGTAATCGATATTAAGCCAATTCCCAGAAACCTATTGGTTCGCGGTGCAATTATTCCTTTCCGCGCCCCGCAGTCAGCTAAGATTTATAAGGCTATCTGGACTGATGAAGGTTCTCCTTTATTGATTTATGGTATGCAAAATAAAGAGAGGTTGCAAGAATTGCTGGGTGATGAATATGCTGTTGCATTGGGGATGCGCTATCAGAAACCGTCTATTGAGTCAGCATTAAACGAGCTAAAAGCCCAAAATGTAAAGTCAATCCAGGTAATTCCTTTGTTCCCTCAATATGCCTCGGCAACAACGGGCTCCGTTCATCAGAAGATCATGGAGATTGTCAGCAAATGGCTGGTGATTCCAGAAATAAGCTTTATGAACTCCTATCACGACCTGCCTGAGATGATTGATATTTTCGCAGACAATGGTCGTAAACACGGTATTGAAAATTATGATCATGTAATTTTTAGCTTTCATGGTTTGCCTCAACGTCAATTGCTGAAAGCAGACCATACGAAGCAACATTGTCTGAAAAACGGGACCTGTTGCCAAACGTTAACTGATCAAAACTTTTTTTGCTATTCTGCACAGTGCCACGATACGGCACGACTGATTGCTGAAAACCTAGGTCTGAATAAAGATCAATATACGGTTAGTTTCCAGTCGCGTTTGGGAAAAGAACCATGGATAGAACCATTTACCAGTCAACGGATTCACGAGCTGGCTAAACAAGGTAAAAAGCGTTTACTGGTGTTTTGCCCGGCTTTCGTTGCTGATTGCCTAGAGACTCTTTACGAAATAGCAGTAGAATACCAAGAAGAATTTGTGGAAGCGGGAGGTGAAAAAGTGCAATTGGTAGAAAGCCTGAATGACGATCCGCGTTGGGTCGATATCTTAAAAAATTTTGTATTGAAAGAGGAAAAGCAAATCCTTGACTAA
- a CDS encoding 4-hydroxy-3-methylbut-2-enyl diphosphate reductase, with protein sequence MGLNLSVSIDKDSGFCFGVVYAIDMAEEILEEDGYLYCLGDIVHNDKEVVRLKDKGLRIISHDDLPNLKNEKVLIRAHGEAPETYKIALENNITLIDASCPVVLKLQNRIKTTFDEKEKVLIFGKHGHAEVIGLQGQTNGEAIVFQDIAELDHVDLPKKFTLYSQTTKSTDKFYEIKDELLRRGYDVRANDTICRQVSTRYEDLGSFAEAFDKVVFVAGKKSSNGKVLYDVCLKSNPNTYFISDPSELDPSRFEENDRVGICGATSTPMWLMESVRDVLEKY encoded by the coding sequence ATGGGATTAAATCTATCAGTATCAATCGATAAAGATTCAGGCTTCTGTTTTGGCGTAGTTTACGCTATTGATATGGCCGAAGAGATTTTGGAAGAGGACGGTTATTTGTACTGTCTGGGCGATATCGTGCATAATGATAAGGAAGTAGTTCGGCTAAAGGATAAAGGTCTACGGATTATCAGTCACGACGATCTGCCCAACCTGAAAAACGAGAAGGTGCTGATCCGTGCCCACGGTGAAGCTCCTGAAACGTATAAAATAGCACTGGAAAATAACATCACGCTGATTGACGCTTCTTGCCCTGTAGTATTGAAACTTCAGAATCGCATCAAAACCACTTTTGATGAGAAAGAAAAGGTATTGATCTTTGGGAAACATGGACATGCAGAGGTGATAGGTCTTCAGGGGCAAACGAATGGAGAAGCGATCGTTTTTCAGGATATTGCTGAGCTGGATCACGTGGATCTTCCAAAGAAATTCACGCTCTACAGCCAAACTACCAAGAGTACCGATAAGTTCTACGAGATTAAAGACGAGCTTTTGCGGAGAGGTTATGATGTTCGTGCTAATGATACGATCTGCCGACAAGTTTCTACGCGGTATGAAGACCTGGGGAGCTTTGCTGAGGCGTTCGATAAGGTTGTTTTTGTAGCAGGTAAGAAATCCTCTAATGGAAAGGTTCTTTATGACGTGTGTTTGAAAAGTAATCCTAATACCTATTTTATATCCGATCCGAGCGAATTGGATCCCTCTCGGTTTGAGGAGAATGATCGTGTAGGCATCTGTGGCGCGACATCAACGCCCATGTGGTTGATGGAAAGTGTTCGCGATGTGCTCGAGAAATATTGA
- the dacB gene encoding D-alanyl-D-alanine carboxypeptidase/D-alanyl-D-alanine endopeptidase: MKYLTTLVFGLLLFTHAALAQGLAQKIENAFEAFEREPNMKYGIASITVLNGNTGEVMYAKNEGTGLATASTMKAITTATAYSIMGSNYKYETSLRYSGTIDGAGVLNGNVIIQGTGDPSLGSENFDETKPEDILAQWVAAIKRAGIKKINGSVIGDDILFNGHMAPSGWTWIDMGQYYGSGVSSLNWRENKFKIILSGKGRVGDPAPLQRTDPDKPYLKIINEVTIGKPGTGDRVYAFSAPYSSFIVLRGTYASDLNKQIEISVPDGALDAAWSLQAALEKEGVSVEEPANTAFLMKSEGETIPLETTLLDRYFSPTLSQICYWFMKRSINLYGEALLKTAALQEGSEPETSEATDWEKEFWSELIGEGEGALKIKDGSGLSPESRVTTMAMAKILLHAKKQNWFGSYYENMPTYNNMKMKSGTIGGVLGYTGYHTAPDGTPLVFSFLINNHMGGSQPMRLKMFKMLDALK, translated from the coding sequence ATGAAATACCTTACTACCTTAGTTTTTGGTCTCCTATTATTCACCCATGCTGCTTTGGCTCAAGGCTTGGCACAAAAGATCGAAAATGCGTTTGAAGCTTTTGAACGGGAGCCGAATATGAAGTATGGGATAGCCTCCATTACGGTATTGAATGGCAATACGGGCGAGGTGATGTATGCGAAGAACGAAGGGACAGGCTTGGCGACGGCCTCAACCATGAAAGCGATAACAACTGCGACAGCCTATTCGATAATGGGGAGTAATTATAAATACGAAACCAGTTTACGCTACAGCGGAACGATTGATGGGGCGGGCGTGCTGAACGGCAATGTGATCATCCAAGGTACGGGCGACCCGTCATTGGGTAGTGAGAATTTTGATGAAACCAAACCGGAAGATATTCTTGCACAGTGGGTGGCTGCTATTAAGCGTGCAGGTATAAAGAAAATTAACGGATCGGTTATCGGGGATGATATTTTATTTAATGGCCATATGGCACCTAGTGGGTGGACTTGGATCGATATGGGGCAGTATTATGGCTCGGGTGTTTCATCGTTGAATTGGCGCGAGAACAAGTTTAAGATTATCTTATCGGGAAAAGGGAGGGTAGGTGACCCAGCTCCATTACAGCGTACAGACCCGGATAAGCCTTATTTGAAAATTATAAACGAGGTGACGATCGGCAAACCGGGTACGGGTGATCGTGTCTATGCATTTTCAGCGCCGTATTCTTCGTTCATTGTTTTAAGGGGTACATATGCATCGGATCTTAATAAACAGATTGAGATATCCGTTCCGGACGGTGCGCTGGATGCTGCCTGGTCATTGCAGGCGGCTTTAGAGAAAGAAGGTGTTTCTGTAGAAGAGCCTGCAAATACAGCCTTCCTGATGAAATCAGAAGGAGAAACTATTCCATTGGAAACAACTTTGTTAGATCGGTATTTCTCGCCGACCCTCAGCCAGATTTGCTATTGGTTTATGAAACGCAGCATCAACCTTTACGGTGAGGCTCTGCTGAAAACGGCGGCTCTGCAAGAAGGCTCGGAGCCGGAAACCAGCGAGGCGACGGATTGGGAAAAGGAGTTTTGGAGTGAGCTGATTGGTGAAGGGGAAGGAGCATTAAAGATCAAAGATGGTAGCGGCTTGTCGCCGGAAAGTCGGGTGACAACCATGGCAATGGCGAAAATCTTACTGCATGCAAAAAAACAAAATTGGTTTGGCAGCTACTATGAGAATATGCCAACCTACAATAACATGAAAATGAAGAGCGGTACAATTGGCGGGGTTTTAGGTTATACAGGCTATCACACCGCTCCAGACGGAACGCCACTCGTGTTTTCGTTCTTAATCAATAACCATATGGGGGGCTCGCAGCCGATGCGTCTGAAAATGTTTAAAATGTTGGATGCCTTAAAATAG
- a CDS encoding RDD family protein has translation MEEKRYLIVQQGKPSKPYSLAELRLLHLRASDFIKEEGTADFKELRELPELSRLLEVEYQAAEPQYFATLDVRLLAWAIDFFLAFAVYCILVLVPILGFAPPEQRMTLALLGLISIIPIQFFISLFMECSKYQGGPGKMVLRIKVCDVKGSPISFPKSLLRNIGKLLGFLSLGLGFLLGFFNRKQQCWHDKLANTLVIKDRLI, from the coding sequence GTGGAAGAGAAGCGTTATTTGATTGTTCAGCAGGGGAAGCCGAGTAAACCTTATAGTCTGGCTGAATTGCGTTTACTGCATTTAAGAGCCAGTGATTTTATCAAAGAGGAAGGAACCGCAGATTTTAAAGAATTACGGGAGCTGCCAGAATTAAGCAGGCTGCTGGAGGTAGAGTACCAGGCTGCGGAGCCGCAGTATTTTGCGACTTTGGATGTGCGCTTGCTGGCTTGGGCGATTGATTTCTTTTTGGCTTTCGCTGTCTATTGTATTTTGGTTTTAGTACCCATTCTCGGTTTTGCGCCACCGGAACAGCGAATGACGCTGGCTTTGCTGGGCTTGATTTCTATTATCCCTATTCAGTTTTTCATTTCCTTGTTCATGGAATGCTCAAAGTATCAAGGCGGTCCGGGGAAGATGGTTTTACGAATTAAGGTATGTGATGTTAAAGGTAGTCCGATTAGTTTCCCGAAATCGCTGTTACGTAATATCGGGAAACTATTGGGTTTTCTTAGTTTGGGCTTGGGTTTCCTGCTCGGATTCTTTAATCGCAAACAACAGTGTTGGCACGATAAATTAGCCAATACATTGGTGATCAAGGATCGATTGATTTAG
- a CDS encoding LiaF transmembrane domain-containing protein translates to MNAKRISWGMVVLFVGFILLFSNLGYINFNWSAVFSLWPVLIILIGVGYLLPEKNESRYIMVFVTLAVLALFTYQGLTVPKNKSFLDRVFNDHNNDFEWDSSSSKADGSAAASKHFEQPYDPAIEEADLSIEGGAVGYRIGEPTDQLFSADAKSSFSNFSLKEVRSGNRADLEFKMSNEDGKRTDKDNGSNSVTMHLNANPIWNISLEIGAGSASFDLSPYKLKSLSIEGGVASVKMKVGMPQKKDSEINFEGGLASFELEVPKDAACRIIMEAALSSKNLDGFSKQEDGSYVSGNYNSADKRYIINIESGLSSVKVKQY, encoded by the coding sequence ATGAATGCTAAACGAATAAGTTGGGGAATGGTGGTCCTGTTTGTCGGGTTTATTCTCCTGTTCTCAAATTTGGGATATATTAACTTTAATTGGTCGGCCGTATTTTCTCTTTGGCCAGTGTTGATTATTTTGATCGGAGTGGGCTATTTGCTGCCTGAAAAGAATGAAAGTCGCTATATTATGGTTTTCGTGACGCTTGCAGTACTTGCTTTATTTACCTATCAGGGACTTACCGTTCCTAAAAACAAGAGCTTTCTTGATCGTGTCTTTAATGATCATAACAATGATTTCGAATGGGACTCCTCCAGTTCCAAAGCAGACGGCTCGGCGGCGGCAAGTAAACATTTTGAGCAACCTTATGATCCGGCTATTGAAGAGGCTGATCTCTCTATTGAAGGAGGGGCAGTGGGTTACCGAATCGGGGAGCCAACGGATCAATTGTTTTCCGCGGATGCCAAGTCGAGTTTTTCTAACTTTTCATTAAAGGAAGTGAGATCGGGGAACCGCGCGGATCTGGAGTTCAAAATGTCAAACGAAGATGGGAAGCGTACAGATAAGGATAACGGCTCCAATTCTGTTACAATGCATTTGAATGCTAACCCGATCTGGAACATTAGCCTGGAAATTGGTGCAGGCTCGGCAAGTTTTGATTTGAGTCCGTATAAATTGAAAAGCCTGTCGATTGAGGGTGGAGTGGCCAGCGTAAAAATGAAAGTGGGGATGCCGCAAAAGAAAGACTCAGAAATTAATTTTGAAGGCGGCCTGGCCAGTTTCGAACTGGAAGTTCCGAAAGATGCGGCTTGTCGGATTATCATGGAGGCTGCTCTTTCTTCAAAGAACCTCGATGGTTTTAGTAAGCAGGAAGATGGTTCTTATGTTTCGGGTAATTATAATTCAGCCGACAAACGCTATATCATCAATATTGAAAGTGGATTGTCAAGTGTAAAAGTGAAACAATATTGA